The Pyrus communis chromosome 2, drPyrComm1.1, whole genome shotgun sequence genome includes a window with the following:
- the LOC137724722 gene encoding VQ motif-containing protein 1-like translates to MSSVGRNQCVKVVIINTKYVETDAMSFKDVVQRLTGKDSRVAYEVQEPITESPQYSLKEGANIRRTGNNVLESSNTSIASTMSRSNSSVLMRNISFKEFERLFREMPPMEEFLADKYIL, encoded by the coding sequence ATGTCGAGTGTCGGTAGGAATCAGTGTGTGAAGGTTGTGATCATCAACACCAAGTACGTGGAGACGGATGCCATGAGCTTCAAAGATGTCGTGCAAAGGCTAACTGGGAAGGATTCAAGGGTGGCATACGAAGTGCAGGAGCCGATTACAGAGAGCCCGCAGTACTCTTTGAAAGAGGGAGCCAATATTCGGAGGACGGGTAATAATGTTCTGGAATCATCAAATACTTCTATTGCTAGTACTATGTCTCGGAGTAATTCTTCAGTTTTGATGAGAAATATCTCGTTCAAAGAGTTTGAAAGATTGTTCAGAGAGATGCCTCCAATGGAGGAGTTTTTGGCTGATAAATATATTCTTTAG
- the LOC137724723 gene encoding exopolygalacturonase-like: MGTGLIISSLECLDQAKYFNVRNYGAVEGGEADNSKAFLEAWKEACQWKGRARVVVPRGTFKLYPVIFSGPCNGPIAFLIEGTLRASIDPSTFSTDSWINFRYIDQLVVTGGGTLDGQGASAWHLNNCKTNPQCQALPISLSFDFITNARVEYIKSYDSKNAHFKIFGCHNMDFRKIKISAPADSPNTDGIKIGSSYRIRIARSTIATGDDCVAMVTGSKKIHISKVVCGPGHGISIGSLGGHDKEDAVVGVVVKNCTFLGTENGVRIKTWASPYTSKASNFTFQDIFMDDVLNPITIDQEYCPNPPCNQQQKTSSNVQISDVTYKNIWGTSSSEVAVSLRCSKSRPCKNVVLDIIKLSPSNPRERLSSFCFYAKGASYGLQAPPSCL; this comes from the exons ATGGGTACGGGTTTGATCATATCTTCTCTAG AATGTCTGGATCAAGCCAAGTATTTCAATGTGAGGAATTATGGAGCTGTTGAAGGTGGAGAAGCTGATAACAGCAAG GCATTTCTGGAAGCATGGAAAGAAGCATGTCAATGGAAGGGAAGGGCACGGGTTGTGGTTCCCAGAGGTACATTCAAGTTGTATCCAGTGATATTCTCAGGTCCATGCAATGGTCCGATTGCCTTTCTGATTGAGGGGACTTTGAGGGCTTCAATTGATCCATCAACATTTAGTACTGACAGTTGGATAAACTTCCGGTACATCGATCAGTTGGTAGTGACCGGAGGCGGTACCTTGGACGGCCAAGGAGCCTCGGCTTGGCATCTGAACAACTGCAAAACCAATCCCCAATGCCAGGCTCTTCCTATT TCTTTGAGTTTTGACTTCATCACAAACGCAAGAGTTGAATACATAAAATCATACGACAGCAAGAATGcccatttcaaaattttcggaTGCCACAACATGGACTTTAGGAAAATCAAAATCTCAGCTCCAGCAGACAGTCCGAACACCGATGGCATTAAGATCGGAAGCTCATACCGAATTAGAATCGCACGTTCCACGATCGCAACGGGCGATGACTGCGTAGCAATGGTGACCGGAAGTAAGAAAATCCACATTTCTAAAGTTGTGTGCGGTCCCGGGCATGGAATCAGCATCGGAAGCCTAGGAGGGCATGACAAAGAAGACGCTGTGGTAGGAGTGGTGGTGAAAAACTGCACATTTTTGGGAACGGAGAATGGTGTGAGGATCAAAACTTGGGCTTCTCCTTATACCAGCAAGGCTTCGAATTTTACGTTCCAAGACATTTTTATGGATGATGTTCTGAATCCCATTACAATCGATCAAGAATATTGCCCCAACCCTCCTTGCAATCAACAG CAGAAA ACTTCTTCGAACGTGCAAATCAGCGACGTTACATACAAAAACATATGGGGAACTTCCTCGTCGGAAGTAGCCGTAAGTCTCCGATGCAGCAAAAGCAGGCCATGCAAGAACGTAGTGCTGGACATCATCAAGTTGTCCCCTTCCAATCCCAGAGAACGTTTGAGTTCCTTCTGCTTTTATGCAAAAGGAGCCTCTTATGGCTTACAAGCCCCTCCATCTTGCTTATAG
- the LOC137726464 gene encoding polyadenylate-binding protein-interacting protein 9-like has protein sequence MAAVSEISGEAASAKNSNLDSMSKPISKSKSEFDVQKLVDMFTKLNPLAKEFFPSSYSPQHHSNFENSFNNNKLSPNDNQANIRRRRNNFNQGKRRLSGRAFRAERESNIRRTVYVSDIDQQVTEERLAAIFSSCGQVVDCRICGDPHSVLRFAFVEFADEHGARAALSLGGTMLGYYPVRVLPSKTAILPVNPTFLPRSEDEREMCSRTVYCTNIDKKVAQAEVKNFFETACGEVTRLRLLGDHVHSTRIAFVEFAMAESAILALNCSGMVLGAQPIRVSPSKTPVRPRVTRPLH, from the exons ATGGCTGCGGTTTCTGAGATTTCCGGTGAGGCAGCCTCTGCCAAAAACTCCAACTTGGATTCAATGTCAAAACCCATTTCtaaatccaaatcagaattcGATGTGCAGAAGCTGGTGGATATGTTCACCAAGCTCAACCCTTTAGCCAAAGAGTTCTTCCCTTCATCTTATTCTCCCCAGCACCATTCcaattttgaaaactctttCAATAACAATAAGCTCTCACCCAATGATAATCAGGCCAACATTCGAAGG AGAAGAAATAACTTTAATCAGGGGAAGCGAAGACTTAGTGGGAGAGCTTTCAGAGCTGAGCGGGAAAGTAATATTAGGCGAACAGTATATGTTTCTGATATTGATCAGCAA GTTACCGAAGAGCGTCTTGCTGCCATATTTAGTAGTTGCGGACAA GTTGTTGACTGCCGGATTTGTGGTGATCCGCATTCAGTACTCCGTTTTGCATTTGTGGAGTTTGCTGATGAGC ATGGTGCAAGAGCCGCTTTGAGCCTTGGTGGGACTATGCTTGGGTACTATCCTGTCAGGGTCTTACCCTCAAAAACTGCCATCCTTCCTGTGAATCCTACATTCCTCCCCAGG TCAGAAGATGAGCGGGAAATGTGTAGCAGGACTGTGTATTGTACAAATATTGATAAGAAG GTTGCTCAAGCTGAAGTCAAGAATTTCTTTGAAACAGCTTGTGGTGAG GTTACTCGTTTGAGGCTTTTGGGGGATCATGTGCATTCAACTCGTATAGCTTTTGTTGAATTTGCAATG GCGGAAAGTGCTATACTTGCGCTCAATTGTAGCGGAATGGTGTTGGGAGCACAACCCATCAG GGTAAGTCCTTCAAAGACTCCTGTGAGACCACGCGTTACTCGTCCATTGCATTAA